The window CTCGGTGCCATTGCTCCGGCTTTAAGCCTCGACGTTTTGCGAGAAACTCTGCAAGGATATGGGTGGTGTGAACAATCGTTGACAGCGATGTCATTGAACCTTCACTTCGAGGACGAAAATGCGAGCGCGTTTACGAAAAAGAATGCCACGTTGATCTTGACTCAAAATGACTATAATCTCTGCTTGCTCAAAGGCGACTGCGCCATTGCCATGGCAGGGACAGCGACGGAGCAGTTTGTCGGATTGGGGAAACCTGCGATCGCCATACCAGGGATTGGGCCGCAATATAACCCTATCTTTGCCGAAGCTCAAACTCGCTTGTTAGGGCCATCTCTGATTTTAGTTGAACAACCAGGGAAAGTTGCGAGTACGGTACAGCAGTTGTTACGTGACCCCGATTGGTTACAGTTAATTGCAGATAATGGTTCTCAACGCATGGGACAACCGGGTGCAGCCAAGCGTATTGCTGAATGTTTGATGGAGCGATTTGAGGGATTTAAAGCGACTGACCCATTAGATAAAAGTCCTGAATAATTCATGAATCGTTAAATCCCGACTGATCAGAGCAGTCGGGAAGATGAATTAGTAGAGACGTATTACACGTAGTATTTAGTATTACCAATAAATCTTGAGAAACTACCTCTTTGAGAAGAGTAGAAAAGATTAAGGTTGTATAATTCAAAACGAATAGTTGAGCTAAATGTTAGCAATGCTAGCCATACTTTGCAGGGTGCTAGCGAAAGTCAATAGGGAGTACATCAAGGCTTTGCGCTCCAGACTTATTGCAAAAATACACAATATAGCCTCAAGTCTAAGGATATACAAACCTAGCCTACCTGTAAGGGTTTAAAGAAAGTCCGTACAGACTGTTTTGTTTATATAGCGACCTAAGGCCGAGGCTGAAGCTTCTGACAAAACAAATCTCAATCTGACTTAAGTGATGATTACTCTTCCTGGATACCAAATTTTTACCAAAATCTACGAAAATACTAATTCAAAAGTTTATCAAGGCATTCGAGAACGGGATAAAAAAGCAGTAATTCTCAAAGTACTCAAAGAAGACTATCCCACACCTTCGGAACTCACTCGTTATAAGCAGGAATATGAAATTACCCGTCATCTAAATCTAGAGGGTGTGGTTAAAGCTTATGGGTTAGAAACGTATCAGAGAACTTTAGTCATTATCTTAGAAGATTTTGGCGCGTTATCTTTAAAGCAATGGATGAATGGACAGAGGGCGGTAGGAAAAGGAACACTGCCCTTACAGGAATTTCTCAACATTGCTACTCAGATAGCTGAGATTTTGGCGGCTATTCACAGCCGCAATATTATTCATAAAGATATTAATCCAGGCAATATTGTCTATAACCCAGAAACCGGACAAGTCAAAATTATTGATTTTGGTATTTCCACCCAATTAACTCGCGAAAATCCGACGCTGAGAAATCCCAATGTTTTAGAAGGTACCTTAGCCTATATGTCACCGGAGCAAACGGGACGGATGAACCGTTCCTTGGATTATCGCACAGATTTTTACTCCCTCGGTGTCACTTTCTACGAACTGCTTACAGGAAAGCTACCCTTTGCAACCAAAGATGCACTGGAATTGGTGCATTGTCATATTGCTAAAGTGCCGATATCGCCTCATGAAGTTAATTCAGAGATTCCTTTAGCGGTTTCAAATATTGTGATGAAACTGATGGCAAAAACGGCTGAGGAACGCTATCAAAGTGCGTTCGGAATTCAAGTTGATTTGGAATTATGTTTAACTCAGTTAGAGTCTGATGGAGAAATATCAGAATTTTCCCTCGCTAAGAGTGATATTTCAGATAAGTTTCAAATTCCCCAAAAACTCTATGGACGTGAGGCAGAAGTTGAAACTTTACTAGCCGCATTTGAGCGAGTTGCAGGGGGAACAATCACCGATACCCTGAAGGCTGCGCCTACACAAACGAAGCCTGCGGGTGGAGGAGGAATCGAAATGATGCTCATTGCTGGTTACTGTGGTATCGGGAAATCAGCGTTGGTAGCCGAAGTTCATAAACCTATTACAGAAAAAAAAGGCTATTTCATTTCTGGAAAATTTGACCAATTTCAGCGCAATATTCCCTACTCAGCTATTGTCAGTGCTTTTGAAGAATTAATGCAACAACTGTTAACTGAAACTGAAGCCGAACTAAACCATTGGCGAGAAAAAATGTTAATTGCTGTTGGTTCTAATGGGCAGATTATTATTGATATAATTCCGGAAGTGGAACTCATTATTGGCAAACAGCAAGCGGTACCGGAGTTGGGAGCTACTGAGTCGCAGAATCGTTTTAATCTTGTCTTTGGTAACTTCATCCGGGCATTTTGTACAAAAGAACATCCCTTGGTGATCTTTCTAGATGATTTGCAATGGGCAGATTCTGCTACTCTCAAGTTAATCGAACTGATGATGATGGATGCTGATAGTCAGTATTTATTTTTAATTGGGGCGTATCGAAATAATGAAGTGAATCCTGCTCATCCCTTAATGATGACTCTTGAGGAACTGCAAAAAGCAGGAGTCAATCTTAATTTTATTACCTTAAATCCTTTAGGATTAGAGCCAATTAGCCAACTGATTGCTGAGACATTGCACCATGATATTGCTTCAGTAAAACCCTTGGCTGAACTGGTGGTTAAAAAAACTGAAGGTAATCCTTTTTTTGTTAATGAATTTCTCAAAACCCTATATACTGAAAATTTACTAACGTTTAATCCCCCTCAATCATTCCTAACTCCCCCAATCCCCCTGATTCAGAGACAAGTACAAGAAGAATCACTCAATTGCCTTCCTTTTCCAGGGGGGAGTAAGGGGGGGTTCTGGGAGTGGAATATTGCACAAATTGAAGCCCAAGACATCACGGATAATGTAGTGGAGTTGATGATTGGCAAAGTTAAGAAACTGCCAGAATTCACTCAGCAGATTTTACAACTTGCAGCTTGTGTGGGTGCTGATTTTGACTTAAACACTCTTTCGATTATTACTGAACAATCACAAATTAAAATTTACTCTCAACTAACTCCGGCAGTTCAGTCGGGGTTAGTTATACCCACGTCTGAGTTCAATGATAATCTGTTAATTCAACCTTATAAATTTCTGCATGATCGAGTACAACAAGCTGCTTATACCTTGATTGATGAGACTCAAAGACAATCGATTCATTTACAAATTGGTCGATTTTTGTTGCAGAATACTTCACCACAGAAGTTGTCAGAAGAAATATTTAAAATCATCGATCATATCAATGTTGGAATTGAATTATTAACCCAACAAAAAGAACGATACGAAATGGCTAAGCTAAATTTAATAGCAGGTCAGAAAGCCAAGGCAGCAACCGCTTATGGGGCAGCATTGGAGTATTTAAATATGGCGTTAAAACTCCTAAGTTCAAGGAGTTGGCAAAATAACTATAACCTAACCTTAACTATACATGAAGAAGCCGTAGAAGCAGCTTACCTCAACGGTAATTTTTTCGTAATGGATCAATTGGCAGGGGTAGTATTAAACAAGGCCAAAACAGTGTTGGAAAAAGTGAAAGTATATGATGTAAAAATTCAAGCGGCTGGAGCACAGGGCAACTTTAAAGCAGCGATTGAGATTGGACTACAAGTGCTGAAGTTGTTAGGGGTGATATTACCCGAAGAGCCAAGTCAATTGGATATTCAAAAAGGATTTCAGGAAAACTTTTCACTTTATGATGGTCAAAAAATAGAAGAACTCATTAACCTGACGGACATGACTAAACCAGAACCGCAGGCCGCTATCCATATCCTATCTAGTATCAGTGCTGCCGCCTATATCGCTAATCCTGAACTTATGCTGTTGATTGTTTTATCAATGGTTAATTTATCTATTAAATATGGTCATACTACTTGGTCAGCCTTTAGTTATGCTTGTCAGGGATTAATTTTGTGTGGAGTGGCTCAAGACATTGAGTTGGGCTATAAATTTGGAAAATTGGGTTTAACTTTAGTGGAACAGTTAAATCCAAAAAGAGGGAAGGCTAGGGCATTAGAAGTATTGGGTGCTCATGTCATGCACTGGAAAGAACATTTCCGGACAACATTACCAATTCTCAGAGAAGGCTATCGAAGTGGTATCGAAACCGGAGAATTTGAATTTGCTGGTTATTGTGCATTTTTTGTCTGTGATCATTCATATTTTATCGGTCATGAACTTACAGATTTAGAACAAAAAATGGCAACTTATGGTAGCGCCATAAGTCAAATTAGACGGGAAAACCCTTTGAATTGGGTTGCTATGTTTCGTCAAGGAGTCCTTAACTTACTGGGCCGAGCTGAACATACCAGTCGTTTAATCGGTGATGCCTACAATGAGGAGCAATGGCTGCCCCTTGCTCTTCAAACTAATGACCGATTAGGAATTCACTTACTTTATTTAAATAAACTTATCTTAGGTTATCTGTTTGGCGAGGAACATCAAGCCCTAGAAAATGCTATTCAAGCAGAACAATATTTAGATGGGGTGACAGCCATGGTTGTTGTCCCTATATTTTATTTTTATGATTCCTTGGTGCATTTAAACAGGTTTGCTAAAGCTTCAACATTTGAACAAGAGGTTATCCTAAATCAGATTAATACGAATCAAAAAAAGATGGAGCAATGGGCAAATCATGCCCCCATGAACCACATGCACAAATTTTATTTAGTTGAAGCAGAAAAAGCGCGTGTATTAGGTCAAATTCTTGAAGCTGAAGAACTTTATGAACAAGCGATTGCCGGCGCAAGGGAAAACGAATATATCCAAGAAGAAGCATTAGCTTATGAGTTAGCCGCCAAGTTTTATCTAGCTCGTGGCAGGCTGAAGATTGCCCAACTTTATATGAAAGAGGCACACTACGCCTACACCCGGTGGGGAGCCACAGCTAAAATTAGGGATTTAGAAGCAAAATACCCACAGTTATTGCCCTTATCCTCGGCTACCCAAAGTCTGACTTCCACCCGCACGACAACGAGCAATTCCACAACTAGCAGTAACTCGGCATCATCCTTAGACTTGGCCACTTTGATGAAAGCCTCCCAGGCAATTTCTGGCGAAATTGTTCTGGATAAATTATTGGCTTCCTTGATGAAAATTCTCATCGAAAATGCTGGGGCACAATCGGGTTTTCTGATTTTGCCGTCTACTTCAGAAAATGGTCATGAAAACTGGGTTATTCAAGCCTCAGGTTCAGTCGATGAAGAGCAGAAAACAATACTGCAATCGATTGGTATAGACTCTGTAGAAGTATCTACCCAAATGCCCCTGTTGTCCGCTGCGATTGTTCACTATGTCATCCGCACGAAAGAAAATCTCGTCTTAAACGATGCTGTCCATGCCGGAAAATTTACCCAGGATGCTTACATTCTCACGAAAAAACCCAAATCGATTCTCTGCATTCCACTGCTTGATCGGACTAAACTTAGTGGTATCCTCTATCTAGAAAATAATCTCACCACCGATGCGTTTACAGAAGACCGCGTTGAACTCCTGAAACTCTTATCGGCTCAAGTCGCCATTTCCATCGAAAATGCCCAACTTTACACCAACTTACAGCATTTCAACGAGAATTTAGAGCAATTAGTCCAGCAGCGCACCGTACAACTCTCCCAAGCCCTAAACGACCTGAAAGCCACGCAAACAAAACTCGTAGAATCTGAGAAAATGGCATCCCTCGGCGGGTTGGTGGCTGGTGTCGCCCATGAAATCAATACCCCCATTGGTATTAGCATTACCGCCGCTTCTCTGTTAGCCGACAAAGTCACAGAGTTTTTTGGCACCTATAAAAGCGGACAGATGAAACGTTCGCAACTCGAAAAGTTTCTCGATACCGCCATGCAGAGCAGTAGTATGGTCTTAAGCAACCTTCACCGTGCTGCTGATTTAATTCAGAGTTTCAAACAGGTAGCGGTCGATCAGTGTACGGAAGAACAACGCACATTTAATCTTAAACAGTATCTATCTGAGGTATTAATTTCACTCAGACCCAAACTGAGCACCACTCATCATCAGGTGGAAATCGAAGGGGATGAAGCGATCGCACTCAACACTTATCCAGGTGCATTCTCTCAAATTATCACCAATCTAGTGATGAACTCCCTCACCCATGCCTACTCCCCCGAAGACGCTGGACATCTAGTTTTTGAATTTAAGCAACAGGGTGAACAGATTATCTTGACATACTCCGATGATGGCAAAGGCATTCCCAAGGAGAACTTAAGCAAAATCTTTGATCCATTTTTTACCACAAAACGAGGACAGGGAGGAAGCGGATTGGGATTGCATATTGTCTATAACTTAGTTACTCAAAAACTCAATGGTACCATTGAAGGAGAGAGTCAAGTGGGTGTAGGAACGACGTTTATTATTAAGCTGCCTATGGAAAGAAAGTAGAGAGTAGGGATATCCCAATTTACATTTTTTAATAAAAAATAAATGACCATGTTAGAAGAGACTACAAATCAGACCTTTAATGAAAATGACGATGAAATAGTCTTTGCCGATGAAGACGATGATGAAATAGTCTTTGCCGACGAAGACGATGATGAATTAATTTGTGCAAATTCTGAAGACAAACAAATACTTTTTACCAACGCCAACGAGTTATCTCTATCTACAGGAGACAGTTGGAAAATTCTTATAGTGGACGATGAAGCCGAAATTCATCATATTACTAAATTAGTACTTAGTGAATTTATATTTGACGGCATTCCCCTGAGATTCATTAGTGCTTATTCGGGGGAAGAAGCCAAAACATTAATCGAAACACATCCAGATACGGCTCTGATTTTGCTCGATGTAGTCATGGAAAGCGATGATGCCGGATTGGAGGTGGTGAAATATATTCGGGACGTTCTGGGTAATTCATTAGTGCGAATTATATTACGCACAGGTCAACCAGGCCAAGCTCCGGAAGATGTGGTAATTATTCACTACGATATTAATGACTATAAAACAAAAACTGAACTAACAACTCGCAAATTATTTACTACAATTGTGACGGCATTGAGAGCTTTTCGCGCCCTCAATAGGCTCGAAGAAAGTCGAAGACAACTGGCAAAAATTGCCCAAGCTTCAGCACGATTTGTACCCCGTCAATTTTTGCATTTTCTCAAAAAAAATAGTATTGTTGACGCCAAACTAGGGGATTCCGTACAAGCTACGATGTCCATTTTGTTTGCCGACATTCGCTCTTTTACCACTTTGTCGGAAACGATGTCTCCCCGCGAAAATTTTGATTTCCTCAATTCCTACTTACACCAAGTTTGTCCCATTATCCGCCAGCACAACGGCTTTATTGATAAGTATATTGGCGATGCCATCATGGCGTTGTTTCCTGAAACCGTCGATGATGCCCTGATGGCTGCAATTGAAATGCAAAAACAGGTGGCAATTTATAATGAATCTCTTCAAAATAGAGGTTGCCTACCCATCAGTATCGGCATTGGCATTCATAGTGGCAGCATGATGCTGGGTATTATTGGGGAGGAAGAGCGACTATCAAGTACGGTAATTGCCGATGCCGTGAATCTAGCCAGTCGCTTGGAACAGTTAACCAAACTCTACGGAGCAGGTATCATTGTTAGTGGTGAAGCTCTCTCTAAACTTGATGATCCCCAAACCTATACCTGCCGATTTCTTGACCGAGTTCAGGT of the Allocoleopsis franciscana PCC 7113 genome contains:
- a CDS encoding trifunctional serine/threonine-protein kinase/ATP-binding protein/sensor histidine kinase; protein product: MITLPGYQIFTKIYENTNSKVYQGIRERDKKAVILKVLKEDYPTPSELTRYKQEYEITRHLNLEGVVKAYGLETYQRTLVIILEDFGALSLKQWMNGQRAVGKGTLPLQEFLNIATQIAEILAAIHSRNIIHKDINPGNIVYNPETGQVKIIDFGISTQLTRENPTLRNPNVLEGTLAYMSPEQTGRMNRSLDYRTDFYSLGVTFYELLTGKLPFATKDALELVHCHIAKVPISPHEVNSEIPLAVSNIVMKLMAKTAEERYQSAFGIQVDLELCLTQLESDGEISEFSLAKSDISDKFQIPQKLYGREAEVETLLAAFERVAGGTITDTLKAAPTQTKPAGGGGIEMMLIAGYCGIGKSALVAEVHKPITEKKGYFISGKFDQFQRNIPYSAIVSAFEELMQQLLTETEAELNHWREKMLIAVGSNGQIIIDIIPEVELIIGKQQAVPELGATESQNRFNLVFGNFIRAFCTKEHPLVIFLDDLQWADSATLKLIELMMMDADSQYLFLIGAYRNNEVNPAHPLMMTLEELQKAGVNLNFITLNPLGLEPISQLIAETLHHDIASVKPLAELVVKKTEGNPFFVNEFLKTLYTENLLTFNPPQSFLTPPIPLIQRQVQEESLNCLPFPGGSKGGFWEWNIAQIEAQDITDNVVELMIGKVKKLPEFTQQILQLAACVGADFDLNTLSIITEQSQIKIYSQLTPAVQSGLVIPTSEFNDNLLIQPYKFLHDRVQQAAYTLIDETQRQSIHLQIGRFLLQNTSPQKLSEEIFKIIDHINVGIELLTQQKERYEMAKLNLIAGQKAKAATAYGAALEYLNMALKLLSSRSWQNNYNLTLTIHEEAVEAAYLNGNFFVMDQLAGVVLNKAKTVLEKVKVYDVKIQAAGAQGNFKAAIEIGLQVLKLLGVILPEEPSQLDIQKGFQENFSLYDGQKIEELINLTDMTKPEPQAAIHILSSISAAAYIANPELMLLIVLSMVNLSIKYGHTTWSAFSYACQGLILCGVAQDIELGYKFGKLGLTLVEQLNPKRGKARALEVLGAHVMHWKEHFRTTLPILREGYRSGIETGEFEFAGYCAFFVCDHSYFIGHELTDLEQKMATYGSAISQIRRENPLNWVAMFRQGVLNLLGRAEHTSRLIGDAYNEEQWLPLALQTNDRLGIHLLYLNKLILGYLFGEEHQALENAIQAEQYLDGVTAMVVVPIFYFYDSLVHLNRFAKASTFEQEVILNQINTNQKKMEQWANHAPMNHMHKFYLVEAEKARVLGQILEAEELYEQAIAGARENEYIQEEALAYELAAKFYLARGRLKIAQLYMKEAHYAYTRWGATAKIRDLEAKYPQLLPLSSATQSLTSTRTTTSNSTTSSNSASSLDLATLMKASQAISGEIVLDKLLASLMKILIENAGAQSGFLILPSTSENGHENWVIQASGSVDEEQKTILQSIGIDSVEVSTQMPLLSAAIVHYVIRTKENLVLNDAVHAGKFTQDAYILTKKPKSILCIPLLDRTKLSGILYLENNLTTDAFTEDRVELLKLLSAQVAISIENAQLYTNLQHFNENLEQLVQQRTVQLSQALNDLKATQTKLVESEKMASLGGLVAGVAHEINTPIGISITAASLLADKVTEFFGTYKSGQMKRSQLEKFLDTAMQSSSMVLSNLHRAADLIQSFKQVAVDQCTEEQRTFNLKQYLSEVLISLRPKLSTTHHQVEIEGDEAIALNTYPGAFSQIITNLVMNSLTHAYSPEDAGHLVFEFKQQGEQIILTYSDDGKGIPKENLSKIFDPFFTTKRGQGGSGLGLHIVYNLVTQKLNGTIEGESQVGVGTTFIIKLPMERK
- a CDS encoding adenylate/guanylate cyclase domain-containing protein, which produces MTMLEETTNQTFNENDDEIVFADEDDDEIVFADEDDDELICANSEDKQILFTNANELSLSTGDSWKILIVDDEAEIHHITKLVLSEFIFDGIPLRFISAYSGEEAKTLIETHPDTALILLDVVMESDDAGLEVVKYIRDVLGNSLVRIILRTGQPGQAPEDVVIIHYDINDYKTKTELTTRKLFTTIVTALRAFRALNRLEESRRQLAKIAQASARFVPRQFLHFLKKNSIVDAKLGDSVQATMSILFADIRSFTTLSETMSPRENFDFLNSYLHQVCPIIRQHNGFIDKYIGDAIMALFPETVDDALMAAIEMQKQVAIYNESLQNRGCLPISIGIGIHSGSMMLGIIGEEERLSSTVIADAVNLASRLEQLTKLYGAGIIVSGEALSKLDDPQTYTCRFLDRVQVRGKQSFVAVFEIYDGDSPLIQEFKTQTKRDFEQGVWLYFQEKFTQSQLYFERVLQVNDQDLAARLYLERIKVSQQAGIALKCEEFDVFHKKR